A window of the Fusarium poae strain DAOMC 252244 chromosome 3, whole genome shotgun sequence genome harbors these coding sequences:
- a CDS encoding hypothetical protein (SECRETED:SignalP(1-19)~BUSCO:38196at5125) encodes MPSINSLLTMAAAAGTASAAFQGFNYGSTFTDGSAKAQSDFENEFNTAAGLQGTDGAFTSARLYTMIQGGTPNEPISAIPAAIKTKTSLLFGLWASGNGFANEIAALKNTVDQYCDQLDGLVAGISVGSEDLYRISPTGLKNNENPGADPDVLVDYIKQTRNAIKDTCLESVPIGHVDTWTAYANASNNAVIEACDWLGMDAYPYFEDTKNNPVSEGANLFKAAWNEVKAAAKGKEIWVTETGWPVSGKTVGKGVPSLENARTFYEDVGCPMFGDINVWWYTLQDSAPQTPNPSFGVIGSDLTEKPLYDLSCSSASKKGTLVSRSDDKSGNVEHYFVSPSFAANNKNGTIPVVPVGTSTTLVPTPSSSSSTGAGAGAGAGSQTTPVPGSGAQQLNSMGAAAVAVILAAALL; translated from the coding sequence ATGCCTTCCATCAACAGCCTTCTCACCATGGCTGCTGCCGCTGGCACTGCTAGCGCTGCGTTCCAGGGTTTCAACTATGGCTCTACCTTTACAGACGGCAGTGCTAAAGCTCAATCCGACTTTGAGAATGAGTTCAACACTGCTGCTGGCCTTCAAGGCACTGACGGTGCTTTCACCAGCGCTCGACTCTACACTATGATTCAGGGTGGCACGCCCAACGAACCCATTTCTGCCATTCCCGCCGCtatcaagaccaagaccagccTCCTCTTTGGTCTTTGGGCCTCTGGCAACGGCTTCGCCAACGAGATTGCCGCCCTGAAGAACACTGTTGACCAGTACTGTGACCAGCTTGATGGCCTCGTCGCTGGTATCTCTGTCGGAAGTGAGGATCTCTACCGTATCTCACCCACTGGTCTCAAGAACAACGAGAACCCCGGCGCCGACCCAGACGTACTCGTCGACTACATCAAGCAGACTCGCAACGCTATCAAGGACACTTGCCTCGAGTCTGTCCCCATCGGTCACGTCGACACATGGACCGCTTACGCCAATGCGTCCAACAACGCTGTCATTGAAGCTTGTGACTGGCTCGGTATGGATGCCTACCCTTACTTTGAGGACACCAAGAACAACCCCGTCTCCGAAGGCGCAAACCTCTTCAAGGCCGCCTGGAACGAGGTCAAGGCTGCTGCCAAAGGTAAGGAGATCTGGGTCACTGAGACCGGATGGCCTGTGAGTGGAAAGACTGTTGGCAAAGGAGTTCCGTCGCTCGAGAATGCCCGAACATTCTATGAGGATGTCGGCTGTCCTATGTTTGGAGACATCAACGTCTGGTGGTACACTCTCCAAGATTCCGCTCCTCAGACTCCCAACCCCAGCTTTGGAGTCATCGGTTCTGATCTCACCGAGAAGCCCCTTTACGATCTCAGCTGCAGCTCTGCCAGTAAGAAGGGTACTCTGGTCAGCCGCAGTGATGACAAGTCTGGCAACGTTGAGCACTACTTTGTGAGCCCTTCCTTTGCAGCCAACAACAAGAACGGAACCATCCCTGTTGTACCTGTTGGAACTTCCACTACTTTGGTGCCAACTCCTTCTTCCAGCTCTAGcactggtgctggtgctggtgctggtgctggatCTCAGACTACCCCTGTGCCTGGTAGCGGTGCTCAGCAGCTCAACTCAATgggtgctgctgctgttgcggTTATCCTTGCCGCTGCTTTGCTATGA